A genomic stretch from Natronomonas gomsonensis includes:
- a CDS encoding phosphate uptake regulator PhoU, protein METRKVQVTGGSTYTVSLPKEWATENDVSGGSVVEFHPEEDSLLLTPRRDEEKVEGSLDITGLEGDQLMRAVVTMYVSGFDIITLETARVSAAQRRTIREATQGLVGLEVIGETSERVQLQDLLDSSELSMHNAITRMRLVSTTMLGDAVTALLDDDDDLAADVVQRDDDVDRLWSMVSRVFRSVLRDPSAAAEIGLDRETCFDYHSSARQLERVGDHAAKIATHAETLSAPPEEAAEAIEALHAEATEIIEMAMDALLEDDSDRATRLANDARQRVTEIDELARRVDDRIRELEPQQAQLLGLIVDSLSRSADYGGNIAETALQKAAPKP, encoded by the coding sequence ATGGAGACGCGAAAGGTGCAGGTGACGGGTGGTTCTACATACACAGTCTCACTCCCGAAAGAGTGGGCGACGGAAAACGACGTTAGCGGCGGGAGCGTCGTCGAGTTCCATCCCGAGGAAGACTCGCTTCTGTTGACGCCGCGTCGCGACGAGGAGAAAGTCGAAGGGTCCCTCGATATCACCGGACTGGAGGGCGACCAGTTGATGCGCGCGGTCGTGACGATGTACGTCAGCGGCTTCGACATCATCACTCTGGAGACCGCCCGCGTCAGCGCCGCCCAGCGCCGGACGATTCGGGAGGCGACACAGGGCCTCGTCGGACTCGAGGTCATCGGTGAAACCTCCGAGCGCGTCCAACTGCAGGACTTACTCGACTCCTCGGAACTGTCGATGCACAACGCCATCACGCGGATGCGCCTCGTCTCGACGACGATGCTCGGCGACGCCGTCACCGCGCTACTGGACGACGACGACGACCTCGCAGCCGACGTGGTCCAACGCGACGACGACGTCGACCGACTGTGGTCGATGGTCTCGCGGGTGTTTCGGTCAGTGCTTCGGGACCCCTCGGCGGCCGCCGAAATCGGCCTCGACCGAGAGACGTGTTTCGACTACCACTCCAGTGCCCGGCAACTCGAACGCGTCGGCGACCACGCGGCGAAAATCGCAACGCACGCCGAGACGCTCAGCGCGCCGCCGGAGGAAGCCGCCGAGGCGATCGAGGCGCTCCACGCTGAGGCGACCGAAATCATCGAGATGGCGATGGACGCCCTGCTTGAGGACGACTCCGACCGCGCGACGCGACTCGCGAACGACGCCCGACAGCGAGTCACCGAAATCGACGAACTCGCCCGGCGGGTCGACGACCGTATCCGCGAACTGGAACCGCAGCAGGCGCAGTTGCTCGGTCTCATCGTCGACTCGCTGTCCCGAAGTGCCGACTACGGCGGCAACATCGCCGAGACGGCACTCCAGAAGGCCGCTCCGAAGCCCTGA
- a CDS encoding MBL fold metallo-hydrolase, which translates to MMTELREGVWWLDCTGVNAYLVEDDEALTLVDTGTPFDATRIEAAIETVGFTPSAIDRILITHYDLDHVGSAAKLSTDAPIYVGRADAPLVTGEERPSLSGHKALTQLVSGLLVSDVPADRVHPVADGDEIGGFTAYHTPGHTPGHTVYLHDEHRAAFLGDMVIERDGDLQPSPWLLSYDTDEVRRSIDAFVDRAPAFEVAAMGHGTPFLKGGGVRLSELAAE; encoded by the coding sequence ATGATGACCGAACTCCGCGAGGGCGTCTGGTGGCTCGACTGCACCGGCGTCAACGCCTACCTCGTCGAAGACGACGAGGCCCTGACGCTCGTCGATACGGGAACCCCCTTCGACGCCACGCGAATCGAGGCCGCAATCGAGACCGTCGGCTTCACGCCGTCGGCAATCGACCGCATCCTCATCACGCACTACGACCTCGACCACGTCGGCTCGGCGGCGAAACTCTCGACGGACGCACCCATCTACGTCGGCCGCGCGGATGCGCCGCTCGTCACCGGCGAGGAGCGACCGTCGCTGTCGGGACACAAGGCGCTCACCCAACTCGTTTCGGGACTACTCGTTTCCGACGTGCCGGCCGACCGCGTCCACCCGGTCGCCGACGGGGACGAAATCGGTGGCTTCACTGCCTATCACACGCCCGGACACACGCCCGGTCACACCGTCTACCTCCACGACGAACACCGGGCGGCATTCCTCGGCGATATGGTCATCGAACGCGACGGCGACCTCCAGCCCTCACCGTGGCTGCTCTCCTACGATACCGACGAGGTTCGACGGAGTATCGACGCGTTCGTCGACCGCGCACCCGCTTTCGAGGTCGCGGCGATGGGTCACGGAACACCGTTCCTGAAAGGCGGTGGCGTCCGCCTCAGCGAACTCGCCGCGGAGTAA
- a CDS encoding DUF7126 family protein — translation MSKIVIAGGDPDGLGAALEANGAEVGYADGTANRPALEEAGIVDADTLVVTDAGLATSVSVAKDLNPDLRVVVYTRDSVPEFVKGQAGHIVDPELLDADTVAEEII, via the coding sequence ATGAGTAAAATCGTCATCGCTGGGGGCGACCCCGACGGGCTCGGCGCGGCACTGGAGGCGAACGGCGCCGAGGTGGGTTACGCCGACGGCACCGCCAATCGCCCCGCGCTTGAGGAGGCGGGCATCGTCGACGCCGACACGCTCGTCGTTACCGACGCCGGACTGGCAACGTCGGTTTCGGTCGCGAAGGACCTCAATCCCGACCTCCGAGTCGTCGTTTACACTCGTGATTCGGTGCCGGAGTTCGTGAAGGGACAGGCCGGCCACATCGTCGACCCCGAGTTGCTCGACGCCGACACCGTCGCCGAAGAGATTATCTGA
- the guaA gene encoding glutamine-hydrolyzing GMP synthase, with protein MVDTEEFIDEKIAEIDDSVGDANAVIALSGGVDSSTAAALAYEALGDRLTPVYVDTGLMRKGETESVRETFAYMDSLRIVDARERFLDALSGITDPEEKRHAIGEQFIREFETVAREVDADYLVQGTIYPDRIESEGTIKSHHNVGGLPEVVDFEGIVEPMRDLYKDEVREVARALDLEEVVSERMPFPGPGLAIRVLGEVTEEKLEVARESNYIIEEELEEYDPWQALAAVLGKATGVKGDNRVHGWVVSVRSVESRDGMTARAQEIDWETLQRIQSRITGTLDNVSRVVYDVTHKPPATIEYE; from the coding sequence ATGGTCGACACCGAGGAGTTCATCGACGAGAAGATAGCCGAAATCGACGACTCGGTCGGCGACGCCAACGCCGTCATCGCGCTGTCGGGGGGTGTCGACTCCTCGACGGCCGCGGCGTTGGCCTACGAGGCACTCGGCGACCGCCTCACGCCCGTCTACGTCGACACCGGGTTGATGCGGAAGGGCGAAACCGAAAGCGTCCGAGAGACCTTCGCCTACATGGACAGCCTGCGAATCGTCGACGCTCGCGAGCGGTTCCTCGATGCGCTTTCGGGCATCACCGACCCCGAGGAGAAGCGTCACGCCATCGGCGAGCAGTTCATCCGGGAGTTCGAGACGGTCGCCCGCGAGGTCGACGCCGACTACCTCGTCCAGGGAACCATCTACCCCGACCGCATCGAGTCGGAGGGGACCATCAAGTCCCACCACAACGTCGGCGGCCTCCCCGAAGTCGTCGACTTCGAGGGCATCGTCGAGCCGATGCGAGACCTCTACAAAGACGAGGTCCGGGAAGTCGCCCGCGCGCTGGACCTCGAAGAGGTCGTCTCCGAGCGGATGCCGTTCCCCGGCCCGGGACTGGCCATCCGCGTCCTCGGCGAAGTGACCGAGGAGAAACTCGAGGTCGCCCGCGAATCCAACTACATCATCGAGGAGGAACTCGAAGAGTACGACCCCTGGCAGGCGCTCGCGGCCGTGCTCGGGAAGGCCACCGGGGTGAAAGGCGACAACCGCGTCCACGGGTGGGTCGTCTCGGTCCGGTCGGTCGAATCCCGCGACGGCATGACCGCCCGCGCACAGGAAATCGACTGGGAGACGCTCCAGCGAATCCAGTCGCGTATCACGGGCACCCTCGACAACGTCTCGCGCGTCGTTTACGACGTGACGCACAAACCACCGGCAACAATTGAATATGAGTAA